The following is a genomic window from Patagioenas fasciata isolate bPatFas1 chromosome 1, bPatFas1.hap1, whole genome shotgun sequence.
CACAAGGATATCTTTCACATTACAGCCATATTCAGATACCATGGAATTTACTGTGGCCATAGAAACTCCTAACAATGTGCCTTTCCATCCTGTCAGAAATgagaggtagaaaaaaaaaagtattaattgtCTCTTTGTTTTTACAGTAGCTAAAATATATGTTATTATCAAAGGTACAAATTAATAGACATACTTACATCTAAAAATAAAGAATTATACATAatagtgaattatttttttaaaaacccaccACATTAACAACTATCACTTTGCTGAGATCATTTTGTGGAGATGGAAACCAGACAGAAGAGTTCAGATTAGGACTCCAGAATTCCTTTTTCCCAGTGTCCTGGTTTGGGTAACTAGAGCATACCTTACAGCTTCTCTTTGCTTGAAACATTTGAATGGGAACATGACAACAGAAATACGTTACAGTCAGAAGTGGATTTTTATAATAAGGTGAAAAcggttttaatgttattttagaaaaagaaaaaaaagaggctgaAGTTAGAGACATTGTTTGGAATAGATAGAAGAAAGCCCAGCTTTGAGTTCTCATATCTCAGTTTGAATCCCAATAAATCTTTGCATTGCACAGGGACTGCATCACACCAAAGGACAGAATATGCCAATaagttttcctctgcttttctacATCCAAAGACTGAGATGACCTTATACCTAATTGTCTTTATTTGCTTACACAGTAACGTGTTCAGGTTAAAAATGAACTGAGGTGGCATTGGGCAGGAAGGAGAGGATTTAGGAAAAGACAATTGGAAGCCTGGCAAGGACCATCATGTGACAATCAAGGTCAAAACTTGGGAGATGGAAAGTAGGAGTTCAGGCTCAAGCTGGGAGGTATCTTGGAGAAGGAAGAGGTGTCACTGGGGGAACAGTGTGGTGTGTCAGGGACTAGATaaatgaagaagcagcagagaaaggaACAACTACAGATTTAAATATTTTCCAGTGATTAGGTTTGAATGCTTACAGTGTAAAACTCTTAAAACTTTCAAAACTGGATAAAATTATCTCCATCCCTTTTCCCTATTAAAAACCACAACATTCCCCTCTCCTTTCAAACAAACTCTCATTTCTCTCGCTTTCTATAACCGAAGCTTGCCAGGGCAGGAGAGGGAAGGGGCACAACAACTTTATTGAAGGACAGTCAAAGTTTTGATGATCTTATGATGACTCACaaatttgaatttattttggCTAATTTATTGAATGCATGAAAAATTGCACGAATTAGGTGATATTCACAAGCTCTAGGCAGGGGTGATGCTTCGTGCCCTATCAAGGGATGTACTAGCGTGAAAGCTGAGGAGAAACTCTCAGGTGTGTATTCTCCTTGATCTTATAAATACAgactttttaataaaatgaaacagCGTCAACAGGAAAATCTCACCACAAGATATGTATTCTAGGCTAACATTTGGGACATCTTCTGAAGCTGAACATAAGCCCAGGTTGTGTTAGCCATACCTGCTTcagtttttttctcatttggttTGGGTCAGACAAATATTTCTTCTGATCCAAAATGATTGTTGGGAGCATTGGCTTTATAGCAAGTTTTTAGATATAAAGttagatagggaaaaaaaaaaagggaaggggtGAGGAGTTTGCTGCCagatcagaaaaataaatgtataaatacataaataataattattgtagttatatattttttaaaaatagcttggGAAACAAACTGTTCTCAAGATTAATCTTGTTTTAGCAGGATACAAACTTAACAGATCAGGATCTACTTTGTTACGTGATCTTGCATTTATTCATTCTCGCTCGGTGCTCCTTTGGTTGCTAATTTATCATTGTTAGTTCAAAACTCACTTTCCAGTGATCTCCTAGTTATTTTGATCTCCGTGATTTAAAATTCCTACCAGAATGAGCAGCACCGCAGGCTTTTTTGACAGGATCAGCAAATAGCACGGGTATGCAGTCAGCTCCTGGCGCTGCTATCGTGACACCTTTCTGGTTTGTTACTATTCCATCAtaactgtcgggctctgtctttCCCATAATATAAACAGCATTGGCATGATCAACCTgtcaagaaaaaaacagaacatggACAGTGATATGACAGCAAAAATCTCAGTTCTGACTAATGCAACCATTTTTCTTTGGCATGAGACACACTTCTGCACCAATTGCTCATGCGTGGAAATCAGGCCCTCCCTTGTTCAAATGCCATGTAGAAAACCACCACAGACATGGTGGTGTATATTTCTTTAAAGATAAACTGCTCTGATCATGTATTTGATTACTTTCTTCTGTGGAAAGTTAAATGTTAGAATATTCTTGGTGCTTCTTCACGAAGTGCCAAATGACTCATAATTTGGATGACTGTTCCCACCGATAAACTGCCACCATAAATTATTGAATTGTCCTGCTTCTCACAAGTTCTTGCTGAGAATGGTAAGCATAATTCCTACGGTTTTAGCCAGCAACACATGAATGAAGATCTGATCTGTTTACATAGATCTATTGTTTGATAAGATACCTTGACTCTGTGAAAAGCCTCTGGATTGAATCCTGCAGCATTAGCTAGCCGGCGGAGATTTTCTTTCACAACAACTTGTGGGTCCCTTCGCTTGGAACTGCTGAAGAGGTTGCAGGAGCTTAGAGTTGGTATGTAGGAAATCCCACCTGTCCTTGTGGTGAACCCATGTAGGAAGATATCATCTGGCAAagcaaaaaagacaacaaaaaattgCTTTAAACACAAGACCAGTCTAAATATTACATTGTTTTATACTGAAGAGACCTGGAATCACCCAATCAAGTTGAGTATTGCTTTACCTCACATTTAGCTGTGGCATTTAAATGTAAGGATTCTAAGTTTCCTTCTTGCTCATAATCATAATCCTCTGAGGTACACATACAGGAGTTTGAGCAAAAGTCCTAGAAGATTCAGCATGAATTTTTGCAAAATTGTGCTTCAAAACATAGAAAATAGATAACTCACTGAGGAATATTAGAGGTTTTTAAAGCAACAGTCTAAGGTAGCATCTCCCAAGGTTTTTTGGTAAATTAAGTATTAGTCCTCAAGACTTTACAAAATCTCAAACAACTTTCTATAGTATATTGAAAGCACTGAGAATTTCTAGCATTATGAAAAAATTCTCTGTTTTTACCATGTGGATCCTTCATCATGGCCTCATGCACCAAACACAATCACTATTTTGGGAGGTGGCAGGGAGTGGGCTCCTGCGTGGCAAAGTTGAACACAGAAAGACAATCCCATAACTGGTATTTTTGCTGTCTTAAGAGCTGACAAGCTCAGTGACATAATCAGAGTTCatattaaaaatctattttatgtcATGTGATCCTTTTGAAGTCACTGTCAAAATCTTGAAGCACAATGATGACAAAGCTAGCGCTAAGTAACTCATGTTCCTTTCAGGTTCTGGATCATTTCAGACACATTTTTAGGGAAAGAGAAATTTTTGCAGTAGCAAACTTCTCAGTTGTTCTCTGAATCCTGAGACCCCATAATCACACCGCTTGAGAGACGTGCTGCAGTAAACTGGGTCATGCTGTGGCAGGGACACTGAGATATCAGTCTGATTAACCAGGGATACTTGAGGCTGCAGACCAGGAGAAACTCCTGACCCGCCTTTCCAGAAGAAGATGGTAACTCACAAGGTGTGTAATTCCCTCACAGAGGCAAGGAGATTTTACTGTTTGCAGTAATGTTCTCACAGAACCTGGGCCTCTCTTCACTCTGATCATGCCACTGGCTGGGAATAGACTTACCAGCCTTTTGATGTATCTCTGTTGACACTTCGTCCTCTTACAGACATCATATAGACACTATTGCAAGATCATATAGGGTTATTTGATGCCTGAGGACATTTCCAAATCTTACCCATTTTGTAACTCGCTTGAAGAAGTATGTTTAGGAACAGGCTATAAAACCTGTTAACTGGTATTCTCTTTACCTGGGATGAGGGAAGACCTGAGGATGGTGAGCTCCCCTTTCAGGTTTGGCAGGCTTTCCAAGTACATCCGAATCTCACTTTGGATGAGCTCCACGTCCTGTGTAAGAGGCATTTGCTCTTCACTCCGAGGTTCAGCTACCTGCAGATTTTTACAATCAGATGCCACCTGTAAATCCTCAAATTCAAACTGGTAGACTGCTGTAAAGAGATCGTCTATATATACTTTCATTAAGTCTTTTCTTAAGGTGGGGAGTATAATTTTAATTATGCTTATGTCTTTTTCATCTAGTTGTTGTTTGATGGTGTACAAAGCAGCAGCTGTAGTCAGAGCATGTACCACCTTCAGTCTTtttttcagactctgaaaatctCCCAGAGCTGGAAGCAAGGACTCGTGTTCACCCTTCCTTTCACTCCCCTGCCTCTGGCGACAGATGACATAAACAAATGGAGCAGGGATAAAACAGCATTTCTCAATATTTTGCAGCGTGTTACATAGTAATCCATGAATGTTCTCCAAGTTGGCTgggaggctgaacagatctatcAGTACTGCTTCCACCATATTCCAGGATATTTAAAGATTCCCACAGCTGGCAAGTAATCAGtgacaaaacctgaaaaacaATCAAAAATATAAGATGGCATCATTAGTCCAAACACATAGAGTTATGTTATTAAGTTAATGCATTCAGTGATACTGTGTAGAGAAGGTGTCATAGAAGTAACTGTTATCTTAGGATTTCCttactgcatcaaaagaagttgCAGCAGAAGCAAAGTGGCGGAAATGGGAAttattatgcatttatttaaatACTCAGGGATTTCTCTACCACCCCACCTACCTCGGGTTTTCCCCAGGTCAGGGATGATAAAAGGTTGGTACATAACAGATTTATTGACTCAATTAACCCACATTAGCTTAATGCACCTTCTTGACCTCTGACTATTGAGCCCTTCTCAAATTCCCGTGAGGGGAACCAAACACAGAAGCCCCTCagcttgctggggctggaggagtttctgtAACAACTTTTTTGAGGCATTTTACACATTTTTGGCTGAGGTGAAGCTCATGTCTGCTACCCGTCCTGGCAGCAGAGGTGCTGCGCTGGGAGCGCAATCACATCTCTCCCACAGGCCTTCAGAAGACCTTCTGAACTTCTCCCTTTTGTGATCAAAAGTATTGACTTGCTAATTTCTGGCTTCTGTGTGGAGGGGTGCATGATCGGTATAGTTCTTCTTTTCAACACACACAGGAACTCAGCACAGGTTACTGAAACTTTACCTAGTAAGGCAAGAAGTACACAGAACGAAATGAAAATGATTTAATATTGTGCACAACCTCCTACCTCAGCTTTTTCACTTTCACTATGCTAGCTGCACTCTACTCTGAAATCAAGACATATTAAGCTTATCCAAAATCATCTTGCAGTTCGTGGCTTGTCTTGTAGCCCGCGGTATAATTCCAgttctgttgttttggtttgtttttcattttctgctctttGTTGATCTGAGCTTGGCTAGTCTGCCTACCTGTGGAAACTTGTGCACCCATCTCTTCCTCTCTTGTTGCTGTAAGAGCTTATTTTACAGATCCTCTCAAAAACATCTTATTTTCTCTGTCTCTGATAATTTTTCAGTTTCTAGTGCAAGCCTCCAGAGGTCTGCAACAAACGAATAGATCACTTTGCTTTGGGAACCTTGAACAAAAGGCTGTTCAGATTTCATGACTAAGCTCTGTGCTTGGTCTAGGAGGAACACATACAGCTTCATCACCAGTTGTAAGATCCCATAATCATCTAGAGTATCCCTTAACaccacctgtttttttttttgcacagtaaCAAATTGTGCATAAATTCCTTAACAAAGGACTTGTAAGTCTTTGAAATCAATGCTCTGCTACTAAAGCTAATTGTATCAGATGATGCCTGGCATTATTTTCCTGCCACAAGTCCTCATTTTCCTGTAACTACTCCCATGCTCTGGCTTCACACTTCATTGTCTTGAAAaaatattgcttctgtgtgtacttGAGGCTTACCGCTATGCTGGACTTGGTGTCCTCCTTCACATTTTATGGCTGACAATGGATTCCCAGAGTTTCTACACTCAAATGAGAGGTCAAAGACCTTTCTGTTTTTAATAGATTATTTATTCAGTGCAGGTTTTACAGAAAACATTATCTGTTTCCTTCATTGTTCTTTCCCCCAGACTGGAAGAAAAACAGTCTTGACTGAAAATGATGGTTTACTTTCTGCAAGTTGAGCACTTGCAAAGATTAATTAGTGACTATCAAAACAGGTGAACTAAAAGTATCAAAATGTGACAGTGGATAAAAGCATCTGCCAAGGAATTTATGACTCTTGATTTTGCTCAGAGTATCATTTACACACAGCTGATAAGAGAATTTAGAGAACAGCCTGCTAAGAAAACAGTGTCAAAACAGACTCATGTCAAACACCATGACTTGGGAAATCAGGACATTTCCTTCCCTACCCTGATACTCTCTGTGGGAGGCCTGTAAGAGTATGACATGGCCCCAATCTAGGTGTAGTTAATAGCCCCAGCAAAGAGGCAAAACAGAGGGTTGTAGTGGCAAAACAGATTATTGCTCCACTTCAAACATGTCAATAGTGTAAGGCAGGTAGAGATCATTGCTGTCCTCATTCCTCCCCAGAAAAATACCACCAAAGAAAGGGTGGAGGGAAAGTGTTTTCAGAGGGAGAGGTAATTGCCTACATTGTTATTAAGATGTGTGTGTAATGCAAGAAGGGGCAATTATTGGGATGTACGCAAAGAAACAATGGGGCTGATTCACCCTTGTATCTTTCCAGTTTTGCATCACAGAGTCCTGCTGAGGTCAGTGGTGTCAGAAGTAAACTTGCTTACCATCATAATAAATTTTTTTGGCTGCTTTCTAAGTCCTCTAAGTAAAACTCTTCTCAAAATACAGGCTTGCCAAGCACAGCAATGTTTTAGTTTAAGAGAAATGCATTCATGGTTATTCAGGTTTTAAGTAACACGTTCTACAGTCCCAGTGTCTCGTGGAAAGTCTCGCTGCACGTAACCACATCAGGAAACATTAAGTGTATTTATTAAGGAGTTACTCATTTCAGTACACAATGCAAGACAAACACTTGAACAAGCTTGAAGCCAAGGCCACCCATTAGCTGTTTCACTCTCTGAAACTCCATCATTACAAAcatttggagaaaaaagaaaaatcaaagaaaacaatGGATAATAAGAAGAGAGGAGAGGTGAGGACGGTAACAAGAGTGATAAGGAGAAAGGCAAAGCGAATATGGAACAGACACAACGAAGGAAATACAACAAAACAgtagagaaaaacagttcatggtaaagaaaaaaaaaagaaaaatagaagaaaaagaaagacatcTAAAATGCAACTTTCAAAAACCCCAGAAATCTAATTCTAAAATCTCTTGTTTGAGACAGTATTGCTGGCAATTTCCTGCACCTTTGCATCTTCCTGGTCACCTTATCTTCTTACAGGAATGCAGAGAATGGACATCATTTGGGGAAAATTTAAAAGGCAAGAAATATTTAACATCTACCAGAGTGAGAtgcccagaaaaagaaaacaagccatTAAAGCAGTCTAAATGAACAGCCATAAGAGCACATTTCTAATAAAGTTTCAACAATAGCAAAGAtcaaaaaattttttttaaaaagggggaaaaaaaaagaagtaaaaaccaCTTAAAGTGGACTACAATAAAACATTCTACCTCTCTTAACTTAGGGGTATTTAGACAACgctgaagaaacagaaatcagCGTTAGCAATGAACATTTTGAAGTACATGCAGTTCTCAAACAAACTCAAAGTTTAAAGCACAGGAATTTACTTACACAGGTAGACAATCCTTTTAAATTATTGGAAGATATCATCTGATACAAACACACACTGCTAGCTTTATATATCTCACTTCTCATTGCCAGTCCTGCAGCTGAACAAGATGGAAATTCCTATTCTAGGTAAGATTGGAGCGGGAACCTGTGTTTCTTCTTTATGATGAGCCCGTGCTTTGTTATTGTCAGTAGCCACAGGAAATAAACTGTCCTGAAAGGCACCAACATGATTAAGTGCCTGGGTAACACTGAACCCGGAAGAAGCATTAACCCTGTCATGGAGCTCACTGCTGCAATCCGAATGTGCTAACGCATCAGCTTTGCACAATCTCAAACCGATTCAGAAGTACACAGcatagaaaaacagaacaaaaacaccaAGAAGGAACACTTGTGCAAATTGAAAGTTTCCTTTTCTGAGCTGTAACTGCATGTTCCAGTGCAGAATTTGGCAATCGGTCAAGAAAAAGCACATTTGAAAGGACCCAGATAGAGAGGTTACGAGAGGTCACTTTTCAGGGCCACAGGCTCAAAACGAGGACGGCAGTTTCTCCTCAGCGTGGTCGGAAATTTCGCAGAGCTCTGTAAAAACGTCTAAATGTTTTGACAGGACAATGCAAGGATCAAAAGGCAAGTGAGGGAATAAGGGATTTGTATCAGGCTTTGTTGAAGAATTGTATGATAATAAATATGGTTTCTCAGCAGTGCTAAAATTGTAGTCATAATAGGTAACTATATAACATCTGAAGAAAAGGACacgatttattttttatttatttttatgaacaGATTTCCTGAATTACTGTCCGATGTCCCCTGTTCATTCCTTCCCCGCAAGTGCAGTAAACCTACATTTCTGCCAGGTCCAGAACACACCTTAGG
Proteins encoded in this region:
- the LACC1 gene encoding purine nucleoside phosphorylase LACC1, with the translated sequence MVEAVLIDLFSLPANLENIHGLLCNTLQNIEKCCFIPAPFVYVICRQRQGSERKGEHESLLPALGDFQSLKKRLKVVHALTTAAALYTIKQQLDEKDISIIKIILPTLRKDLMKVYIDDLFTAVYQFEFEDLQVASDCKNLQVAEPRSEEQMPLTQDVELIQSEIRMYLESLPNLKGELTILRSSLIPDDIFLHGFTTRTGGISYIPTLSSCNLFSSSKRRDPQVVVKENLRRLANAAGFNPEAFHRVKVDHANAVYIMGKTEPDSYDGIVTNQKGVTIAAPGADCIPVLFADPVKKACGAAHSGWKGTLLGVSMATVNSMVSEYGCNVKDILVVLGPSVGPCCYKLPHESAKEFHRIDPKCVRLFDSASPYIDIRRATRILLENGGILPENIQDDSVTDQDQNVTFCTACHPDKFYSHFRDGTNFGTQIGFISIKD